DNA sequence from the Sardina pilchardus chromosome 23, fSarPil1.1, whole genome shotgun sequence genome:
CTTGAATAGAATGGCCACTACATTCCAATATAGAAGCAGATATGGATGAAGACAAAGACAGCATGACTGGGGCGTGTACTGTACCTGCACAGATGTGATGGAACCCTTCTTGGTGGTGGTAATTCGCTCCTGCATGGTACCCATGTCAGTGGCCAGGGTGGGCTGGTAACCCACAGCAGAGGGGATACGACCCAACAGGGCAGACACCTGGAGAGGGGCAATTACAACAGCATTTTAACCCACTACAGACCCAAGAGAAATGACAGGGAGCTTAGAGCAATGTGTCCATCACTGGATCTTCATATTTTGcagattcttgaatttccccttggggatcaataaactatctatctatcccttcCCATTTCAAAAATAAACAGAGTCCATCTGTTCATGACATTAAAGAATGTCAAGCATGATGCATAGCAGTATAACAAGCTACTTTTGGAAGGCAAGCAAACAATTTAGAGTTTCCACAAACCTCTGAACCAGCCTGGGTGAAACGGAAGATGTTGTCAATGAAGAGCAGCACATCCTGACCTTCCTGGTCACGGAAATATTCGGCTACGGTCAGTCCAGTCAGAGCGACACGGGCACGGGCGCCTGGGGGCTCGTTCATCTGACCGTACACCAGCGCCACCtggaggtgaggaggaagaggtgcaaGTATGAACACAACAAACAAGTAACAGACTACATGCAAGGTTAAATGCCAACAGGTGGTTCTTAATTTAGAAGGGGGTACTAGGAGTGGCTGGGAGGATCCAGCTAGTTTTATCTGACTTCTTTGAAGCAAAGTGTATTCACTCTCCATTAATGCTTTGTACTTCGAATGACCTACATTTATAATAATCATGACATTTAGCTTATATTGACCTACATTTATAACAGACATTCCAAACAGTTCACTTAAGTATATGGACAAGGCTATACAGCTATAGGAATGTGtgagtacacagacagacacacccgcCCACTCTACATCCGAACAGGGAGCTTTATGCACTTCAAGGTGCACTTTCAACATggcttacagtacatctcatGAGGAACTTTACCTTGGAAGTAGTATCTTTCAGGTTGATGACACCGGACTCAATCATCTCATGGTAGAGATCGTTACCCTCACGGGTCCTCTCTCCCACACCAGCGAACACGGAGTAACCACCATGGGCCTTGGCCACGTTGTTGATCAACTCCATAATGAGTACAGTCTTGCCCACTCCAGCACCACCGAACAGACCTGTATAATCACAAATGAATCTTAGCCTACATATACCGATTACGAGGAGTCTCTAATGACTGATATTACAAACCAATTGTAAAAGTGTAACAGCAGAAGTGTTTTTTAAACACATACCAATCTTTCCACCCTTGGCATAGGGGGCAAGCAGGTCGACCACCTTGATGCCAGTGACCAAGATCTCCTGCTCCACACTCATGTCTGTGAACTCTGGAGCCTCAGCGTGGATTGGGGCAGTCCTGCAGAGAAGTAATATGATCAGCATGTTTCCTAGCCATTAAGGCCATAAACACTTGCAATGAGTATTACTACACTTCTAATAAACGAATTCTACTTTTTAGATCAGACAATATAGACTGTACAGAATATGAAACATTTGCTTTGCGAGCTTAGGATTCTTCAACCTTAACTCCATCTTTGAAACCATAAGCACTGTGATTCGGGTTGCTAACAGACTGATCTAAACTTACTGTTTTGTTGAGATTGGGCCCCTCTCATCGATGGGCTCTCCAATGACATTCATGATTCTGCCCAGGGTCTCAGGTCCCACAGGGATTCTGATGGGGGCACCAGTGTCCAAGACCTTCTGCCCACGAACCAAACCCTCTGTACCATCCATGGCAATGGTGCGGACTGTGTTCTCACCTGAGGAGAGCAGTTGAATGCGGTCACAACCACATAGTCCCATTACACTGACAACTTAAATGGCTAATTCTAAAACGTGACAATGACTTACCCAAATGCTGAGCCACCTCCAGTACTAGCCTAGACTCGCGGCCAGCCACCTCCAGGGCGTTCAGGATGGGAGGAAGGCCCTCATCGAACTGGACGTCCACCACGGCACCGATGACCGCGACGATACGCCCATTGGCGATGGATGCGGCTGCAGCTGGGGCAGCATAACCCCGGGCTATGGAGAACATGAACACAATAAGAACACTACTAATGACACTGAATAACTAGGCTACATGGACTGAAAGTCAATCCTGTCAGTGTCATTGCAATAGACATTACATGACCTAACGTCTGCGTTAGAGTAAGGTTAAACGTAATATCTCATTCAAAACTACCGTAACCTTGTTACCTTATTGCTCTATCAACATTAACTTAAATGTTTCCAAAGAATTGTTTGCAATTGTTTCGATTCGATGACCTTGGAccatttggtaaaaaaaaacacattttttccaCCGACATCAGGTTTGAAAGCTAGAAAGCCATTTTCCTAATCCTCATGTCGTCAGTGTCAGTAAGGACGCTTAGGTTGGCTGGCTAATGCTACTTTAACTGCAACCTCACACTGCAGAAAGTCAACTGGTATAACGTTAGCCATCTACGACGTTGTATAGCTAATGCTAACATCGTTGTACAACTTGTACTACCACCGAAAGAAAATGTTTCAATTCCGCAAGGTCTCTCCACACTTTCAAAATCCAAACATGTATCCATATCCTACCACTTCCCATTTTAAGTGTTGATATGTTGTTGCATACGAGACATTACGTTATCGAAAATCATTGTGCATGCAGCGCTTGCTAAACGACGAGCTGGCTAGTCATGTTAGCTTCCTCATGACACACAAAGGTCATCGGCGTTATCGTAGGAATTTCCATTCATAGCCACAATGACAGTAAATATATGCGATGCTCACTAAACCAAAAACACAAATGTAGCAACAAGAATGAATGTTCTTCAAGTTTGTCATTGAATTTCTCAAACTCATGTCTGCGGCCTGTCGTACGCGCGCCGCCTGCACGCCGTCTGCCATTTGCCTCAGCACGACCATGACACTGACAGTTTGA
Encoded proteins:
- the atp5f1b gene encoding ATP synthase subunit beta, mitochondrial produces the protein MLGAVGRCCTGALQALKPGVLAGSRSALHASRGYAAPAAAASIANGRIVAVIGAVVDVQFDEGLPPILNALEVAGRESRLVLEVAQHLGENTVRTIAMDGTEGLVRGQKVLDTGAPIRIPVGPETLGRIMNVIGEPIDERGPISTKQTAPIHAEAPEFTDMSVEQEILVTGIKVVDLLAPYAKGGKIGLFGGAGVGKTVLIMELINNVAKAHGGYSVFAGVGERTREGNDLYHEMIESGVINLKDTTSKVALVYGQMNEPPGARARVALTGLTVAEYFRDQEGQDVLLFIDNIFRFTQAGSEVSALLGRIPSAVGYQPTLATDMGTMQERITTTKKGSITSVQAIYVPADDLTDPAPATTFAHLDATTVLSRAIAELGIYPAVDPLDSTSRIMDPNIVGTEHYEIARGVQKILQDYKSLQDIIAILGMDELSEEDKLTVARARKIQRFLSQPFQVAEVFTGHMGKLVPLKETISGFKSILGGEYDALPEQAFYMVGPIEEVVQKAEKLAEEHS